One Nycticebus coucang isolate mNycCou1 chromosome 7, mNycCou1.pri, whole genome shotgun sequence genomic window, aggggcccaccacaatgcccacctattttttggttgtctttGGCAAGCCCCGCTGGATTCTAACCctccagctctggcgtatgtggctggcaccttacccgcttgagctacaggtggtgtactcatttgccacctggaagaaagacttGGACggcacttcaggtataaatcagatggtgatttattacacctgcgcaggcgggtcgctgccccaaagggcaaacggggctgaagagaaaagcaggctatcttttataccatttttgttgccatgTAAGCAAGcaaaagcagaacgtggcagttagCCCAGTGGtggggttacagagttggctgggggggtgggggtggggctacAGCTTGGCGGTTGGCACAAGGGCAGGGTCACAGCGTGTCAGGGGGTTTGGCACCAATTACAGCAGTCAGGTTAcatcgtggcagctggcatggggacaaatttggcttgggaaattttgcttgagtaagttttccaccattgtttagccattgctagggggttggggtaaatTCCACCAGTGTTTTACCTGTGactaggagtctttgggaacttccttattctattctgaaatctGTTCCCAGATTTtgccaggggtggggggtggggttgagatgtgcggggactcaggctgagacagttaggggactttaggggtccttttgctggtTACAATACAGGCACCCAGCCCCACGTGCGTATTTGTATAGTGGCAGTCTGGGCTTTTGGTGTACCCATCGCCTGAGTAGTATGCACTGTTTAACACTTAAACTATCAGAAATTGCTACATAATCTGGTTTCACAAGAAAGGGAGTGGATGAGTTTGAGGTATAACAATCAAACTATACCTGATAGAAActgtatttcattgtctttgactAGGTAATTACTGGGGTTGATTACtcctacagaaattattttaaatactaacTTGTTCTTTGTATAAAGTTGTTCATTGCAACTTTTACCTGTAATAGTGGAATATGGTTGATGTCCATCTTGCAGATGGAGAACATAAATGcccagtgcttagcacagtgaCTAGCACACCGTGATTAGCTTTTAGCTTGCAGAGATTAGGATTTCATAAATTTACTTAACACATAAGTTGCTAAATATATCCAAACAACTATAGATAAATGTCACAAATTACTATGATGGAAGTTTTCCCTCAACCTAACGAGGCTATCAACAGATTATTAGATAATGTGGTATGTATATGTGGTCAGTTAAGAATGAAATCATATCTTtctcagcaacatggatgaaactgtaggtcattatctttttttttttttttttttaaggcagagtctcattctgttgctccaggctacagtgccaagGCATCACCTAACTcggtgcaacctcaaactcctggactcaagtgatcctcttgcctcaacctctcaaatagctgggactacaggcacctgccacaacacccagctaatttttctatttttagtaaggacaGGAGTCTCTTCTTGctaaggttggtctcaaactcctgagctcataaaatctgcccacctcagcctcccagagtgctaggattacaggtatgagccaccatgcccagccaaggaGGTCTTTACCTTAAATAAAGCAAGCCAAACACGGAAAGTCACACGTTCTCATTCATAAGTGGGTGCTATAAAAAATGTACATGTGAATTTAGACAGTGGAATGATAAACAGAgacttgaaatattttaagtgtgTAGGTCATTTGGTCTGTCATAACTAGTCAATATTACTGTTGTAACAAAAAGCAGTCAGAGGCAatatagacaatatgtaaacaaagGGATATAGCTAAGTTCCaagacattatttaaaaataaagatggccttttgatatgaggacaattagtgacaattaatgacacagtgggggtgggggaaaggaagagcagagaaagggaaggaggggggtgggtagggtcttggtgtgtgccacaccttttgggggcaaaacacaatcgtaagagggactttatctaacaaatgcaatcaatgtaacctggtttcttgtatcctcaatgaattcccaacaataaattaaaaaaaaaaaggccaaccTGAGGGCTGTAGTTTGCCAACCTCTAGGGTAAGGTGGgaaagttactttctttttttttattttattattattttttttttttgtagagacagagtctcacattatggccctcggtagagtgccgtggcctcacacagctcacagaaacctccaagtcctgggcttaagcgattctcttgcctcagcctcccgagtagctgggactacaggcgcccgccacaacatccggctattttttggttgcagtttggccggggctgggtctgaacccgccaccctcggtatatggggctggcgccttaccgactgagccacaggcgccgcccaaggaaacttactttctttttatttatttatattttttgagacagtctcactttgttcccctcagtagcatgccatagtgtcacagttgacagcaatctcaaactcttgggcttaagtgattctcttgtctcaaaaaaccaaaacaacaaaagacaaatatttggaaaagttTTAGGAATACCCAAATCTAACCAAGGTGATCTAGTCAGCGAGTAGAATGTGGATCTAAGTAAGGTGATCAAGGCAGTAAGGGGAttatgtggttctttttttttttttttttgagacaagagtctcactcttgccctgggtagaatgctgtggcaacatcatagctcacagcaatctcaatctcttgggctcaagcaaatctcttgcctcagcctcccaagtagctgggactattctATGCCCAGCTAGGaatatggttcttttttttattattatttataatcttatttttatttatttatttatttattttttgagacagtctcaaactattgccctgggcagagtgccgtagcatcacagctcacagcaacctccaactcctaggctcaagcaattctcctgcctctgcctcccaagtggctgggactacaggcgcttgccataatgcccggctattttttggttgcaggcatcattgtttggcaggtcagggctggatttgaacctgctagttcaggtgtatgtggctggtgccctagccacttgagccacaggcgctgagccatggaATATGATTCTTGATGTAATCAATGGCAGAGTCTCCTAAATGGCTTGATTAGATGAGATCCCTATGGTGGATATGAATATTTAGGAGAGCAGTTTCCATTTACTGACTACATGCTAGAAGCTTTACacacattatttctttcttttttttttttttttgtagagacagagtctcactgtaccgccctcgggtagagtgccgtggtgtcacatggctcacagcaacctccagctcctgggcccacgcgattctcttgcctcagcctcccgagtagctgggactacaggcgcccgccacaacgcccggctatacacacattatttcatttaagccTCACAATAGTCTTATAAGGGAATATTATTTGTGGGTGAGAATATTAATGAGAGATTAACTTGCTTAAAGTCACACAGCAGGGAGCACAGCTGTGATTATAACATAGTCCAGGACTGCACAACTGTTGCTCTTAACCAAGTCACTGCATTTTTCAAATGGATCTTCTGTAGAGCTCTattgttcaatattttaaaagacatgatttttaaaaatatacacgaGCAAATCAGTTGGGAAATGTTGTGTGATTACTTAGAGATTACTTAGAGCACTTCTTAGAAACTTTACTACAAATCTAAAGACCAGAGAAAATAGTGAATGGAATGGCTGGCCTTTCTAGATAATCTCTCTACCCTGTCTCTCCTTTTTCTAACTGTATACAGCaaataattaatagaaaataatacttcCAGGATATGGACTATATATGGTAAGAGTATGTAATTAGGGTACTCAAAAATGTCAGGACTTAATTGAGGCtcagcatataaaaataaaagtttatatgtaacaaaaattaaaaagacatttttaagatttaaaaaatacattggatAGTAGTTGGTGTAAGAATATGCTCTAAGAATGGGGATAAAAACTGTTGGGCTGCCTCCCCTCCATACCAACATTTCATCACAGATCTTAGCTGTAAACAAGCAGAAAAATGATGCAATCTCTGACATAATTAAAACTGGGTAAACCACAATAGGTGTGTCCTGGCAAATAGTTTGTCAAGTATTTGTCCAGGTCTATTATAGTTACTGAGCAAATGGATTGGCATGAATAGTTATGTCCTTAATGTGCACATCATTAAGAGGTCGATAGGTCTTCTCATTTATTGGTAACTTCTCCAATTCATCTAGAGTTTCCAGACCATCtattaccctgaaaaaaaaaaaaacaataaaatgcgTGAAAATCTGCTCAGAATGAAACACGATATCCACATTTTTATAGCAATTATAATCTCCTTAAAAGAAAAGGATCATGTCTTACAGTTCCTTGAATTCTTTAGTTGAATGTGTAAGAAAATGCTGACTTAGAAAATTTTGTTATATGCCATAAATATGGATCACAATTCagaaatacaacttttttttttttgagacagggtctcactatgttgccctgggtagagtgctgttgcatcacagctcacagcaaccttcaactactgggcttaggcgattctcttgcctcagcctcctgagtagctgggactacaagtgcccaccacaccacctggtcatgttttggttgtagttgtcattgttgtttggcaggcccaggctggattctaacccaccagctccagtgtatgtgactggcaccttagccgctgagctgtAGGtgcagagcccagaaataaaatttttcatgcCTTTAGTCAACAATACAAAGGGTAGGAATACTTCTATCAATTTACCTAATACTACATTCTATCTCACTCATACAGtcacacagaaaaggaaaacaaatttgtttattttattttatttttatttttattttttagagacagagtctcactttgtcaccctcagtagagttctgtggcatcacagctcacagcaacctccaactcctgggcttaggcaattctcttgcctcagcctcccgagtagttgggactacaaatGTCCAcaacagcacctggctatttttttgttgcagtttggctggagctgggttttaacccaccacccttgtagaagccctactcactgagccacaggcgccacgctttttttttttgagacagagtctcactttgtcacccttggaagagtaccgtggcatcttaactcacagcaacctcaaactcttaggctcacgcaatcctcttgcctcagcctcccaagtagctgggactataggctgccacagcacccggctatttttagagacgaaaagtctctctctggctcaggctggtcttgaacctgtgagctcaggcaattcacccacctcagtcccagagtgctaggattacaggcgtgagccaccacgcctggccttgaaataaaattgtttttatatactCTCACAAAACTTCTGATACTAAATATGTGGGTTTTTCCAAATCTCTGGGCATCCTacaatttaattctcacaatgttCAGAACAAGCAAAGACCCCACAGGTTGCTCCCTACTTCGGATGCCAGTTCATATGAATTGTGGGGACCCATATCACCCCACTCTGTTCAATAATTTGCTGAAGTGGCTCTAAGAACTCAggtagcattttatttattattatggcTTATTATAAAGGATGCAACTCAGAGCTGGTAGAAGAGCTTCACAGGGCACGGCAGAGGAGAGAAACACAGAGCTTCCACACCTGCATGTGTTCACCAACCAAGAAGCTCTCCAGACTGAGGCTTTCAAGAAGGTTCCAGCACCTGGGACCTGTAAttacacctgtgatcccagcactttgggaggctaaggtgggtggattgcttgagctcaggagctcgagaccagcctgagcaagagagagaccccatctctaaaaacagccaggcgatGTGACGGGTACCTATAGTGccaactactcgggagactgaggcaagagaatcgcttgagcccaagagtttgaggttgctgtgagtatgataCCATTCTACTCTACCAAGGGAAGCTAAAGATGGTTGTGAGAAAGACAGAGGTGCCTGAACTCACCATGTCAGTCCATCTTATTTAATCCACTATTATTCAGCTCTGTTAGTTGTTGTGAGATGCTATTCTTAATGAAAACAGATACATTATTGATTAGCATAACAATCctgaaaaaacaatttttggcCCCTCTtttataaaacaagtaaaatgaggctcagagaggttacaactttcccaaagtcacagtACACTTGCTGTTATATTGCTCTTATCAATGTCACTTATGCTACTATCATAGCTAAGCACATGCACTTCTTGCATTGAAGTGtcaaagaaaaccataaccaaaATACTCACTTTCCAAATACTGTGTATTTCATGTCCAAATGTGGCTGCTTGCCATAGGTGATGAAGAACTGAGATCCATTGGTGTTGGGGCCATTATTAGCCATAGATACAACACCTCTAACGTTGTGCTGAAAAAGACCAAAGTATAAAGTTCTGTTTTATTCAAATATTCCAAACATAGGATTAAAGCAACACATGTGCTTTAACAACCTTCTTAATATTTAAGGAACCAAGAAAACTTAACCACTTTCTCGGTATTAGACTAATCCAAATGTTCAGGTTCTGTATTATCCATATCCCTGAAAACTTGTATGTAAATTGTTTACATAACAAATCCTAATGCTCAATTAATGTCATTCACTTTGAAGAAGTATAGCCACAAACACTTTTAGCAATAGCAATGTACTAATATAAGAAGAACAATCCTTACATTTATATTAAGGGATGGTGTGATGGAATGAACGATTAggcagattttttcttttttgagacagagtctcattatgtcacccttggtagagtgctgtggcatcacagctcacagcaacctcaaactcttgggctcaagtgatattcttgcctcagccttccaagtaactgggactacaggtgcccaccacaaagcctggctattttttgttgcagttgtcattgttgtttagctggccggggccaggttcaaacccaccatctttggtgtatgtggctggtgccgtaaccactgtgttacggacACCGAGCCTCTTGTtagtttcttatctataaaataaaggaaGCTGGACTAGTTCAGGTGTCTATTCATAGTTCACATGCTCATAAGGGTCATGCAGATAAAGCAGATAAAGTGAGAGAGTGGAATGTGAACATTAGGGAGAGATGGAGCCTGGCAAAACTAATCATGGTCTTTTTGCTAATggcattaaaagttttttttggtttgttttttaactgttAGCCAATGATTCAACTGAGAATGCATCTGTGGGTCTTCCACCCATGGGCAGTTAGTTCATAACTCCAGAACTGAATGATCTAAGGAAGAGCTCATTGAGCTGTAATAACATAATACTATTTGTGTATAGGAATTAAGGGCATGTGTATAGGAATTAAGAGGGCCTTACTGATAAAACTAAAGACATGAGCACGTATGTGTTATAGCAAGTTACCCAAATATAAAATACACTTCAAATAATTCCACTGATTACTCTAGCTTTAGCAGGTGACACTAATTCAACATGGCATGGAGATGTagctacataaaaaaattaatgctgtTTCCCTAAaggtacatttttaaattaataaaataaatatccattaacATATCTCCCAGTTTTCAGAGTTAAATTTACCAATTTGTTGCAAATGCCTATGAGCTCCTCTGCATTACCTCAACCTTTCCAAGAGGTTGCAAGAGATTATTAAGACGTAAccactatttcttcttcttcttctttttttgagacagttttattttgtcacctttggtagagtgctatgatgtcacagctcacagcaacttcaaactcttgggcttaagtgattctcttgcctaagcctcccaagtagcacaggcacccaccacaacagccagctacttttggttgcagttgtcattgttgtatagctggctggggctgggtttgaaccaccagcctgggtgtatgtgctggcaatgtaaccactgtgctaaaggaGCCAAGCCTCTCCTATAACCACTATTTTGATGCGCTTATATATGCCAAAACAATacattgtttccttttccttctgaacTCTGTAAAATGACATTACACAACATTAGTCTTCTGGGAAATGCTTTTTACACTTCACATTGctatagtttcttttcttatttttatacacTTCACATTGctacagtttcttttcttttcgagacagagtttcactttgttgccctctgtagagtgccttggGATTACAGCTCAcaccacctcaaattcttgggcttaagcaccgatttttgcctcagcctcccaagtagctgggactacaggcacttacagcccggctattttttagagatggggtctcactatagcacaggctggtcttgaaatcctgagtttaggcaatccacctgcctcgacctcccaagtgctgggatttataggtgtgtgccactgcaccaGGCTGGCTAGTTTCCAAGattcatatatataaatgtagCCATagttcattgacttttttttttttttttactatgagaTATTTCACTACTGAATATGTTAAAATTTATCCACGCTACaatcaatggacatttgggttgtttgtaGATTTTTGTTATTGCACATGGTACATCAGGAACACtcctgtatttgtcttttgtgcTCACATACAAGTTTCTCTTGGGCAAACATTTCAGAATGGAATTACTGGGTTAGACTACGTGAACATTCAGTATACTTCCACAACGTTGTGTATTGTATAAAATAATGGTTCTTAACCCTGGTTGCAAAGGAATCACCAAGAAACCTTAAAATACAGTCAAGGTCCTAACCAGTTCTACTGATAACTGTTCACCTCTATTTTGTGGAGGTTAAGGCCCTaatcttttagttttaaaatgtttaaaaggtgATTTTCTTGCAATCACTTGTTTTCAACGGGTATAGGGAAGCAGTCATTAATGTAGTAATTAATGCCTAGAAAATTTAGTTCCTAATTCAAATTATTCCTAGTCTCATCATCCAGAGATACACACAACAAcgaattttttttcagaatttttgtgGGCATATTTGAATGTAACTGAAATATAATACACTCAATGGCATATTCTGATTGAGTATTACCTTTCTACTAATTACAAAGTTATCATTGTATGCAGATATAAAGTTTGAAagaccacttttttcttttttttttttttagagacagggtctcactctattgctctcagtagagggccacggtgtcacaactcacagcaacctccaactcctggcttaggcaattctcttgcctcagactccagagtagctgggactacaagcgcccgtcacaatgcccacctatttttttattgcagtttggcaggggccaggttcgaacccgccacccttggtatatggggccagcgccctacccactgaaccacaggtgctgcccagtcatggcctatttttaattttagaaaataactctttaaaaagtttgaaaaggggcggcgcctgtggctcaaggagtagggcgccggtcccatatgccagaggtggcgggttcaaacctagccccggccaaaaaacaaaacacacacacaaaaaaaagtttgaaaagggcggcgcctgtggctaggtctgtagggtgccagccccatataccgagggtggcgggttcaaacccagccccggctgaactgcaaccaaaaaatagctgggcgttgtggcgggcgtctgtagtcccagctactcgggaggctga contains:
- the PPIL3 gene encoding peptidyl-prolyl cis-trans isomerase-like 3, yielding MSVTLHTDVGDIKIEIFCERTPKTCENFLALCASNYYNGCIFHRNIKGFMVQTGDPTGTGRGGSSIWGKKFEDEYSEYLKHNVRGVVSMANNGPNTNGSQFFITYGKQPHLDMKYTVFGKVIDGLETLDELEKLPINEKTYRPLNDVHIKDITIHANPFAQ